The nucleotide sequence CAATTGGAGTATAGAAGGGAAGTAGCGGGACGAACCCGCCAAGCTGCCGCGCTCAATTTAGAATACAAGCCCAATGCGGATAGCTACTATTACGCTAAGGGCACCTACACACAATTTGAAGACGACGATCTCGCGCAGCGTGAATTCTACGATTTTCAGGATGCAGGTTCGGTAGGCAACAGTGAAATTGTCTATGTGAACAGTCAAACCAAGGAATTCATATTAAGCGATATCGATGTATTCCATCAGCACTTTATCCAAGAAAGTGAAAACAAGACGACTACCTTTAGCCTAGGTGGCGAAAATCGCATTGCGGAGCGCTTTGTGCTTGACTATGAGTTTGCGCAATCTCGCTCAGAAGAAGACTCTAGTGGCGATCGCCGTGTACAATTTAGAGAACGAGATTTAATCGTCTATGGTCAAGGAAGCCGGGATACAATAAGTGCAAAAATAATGTCGGCCGAGGATGCCGCCGAGATTGCGGGCCTCACTTACGACCCAAGCAACAGTATTTTTGGCACGTCCGGAAGTGGTAACGGATTTGAACTGTCAAATTATCAGTTTGATAACTTATTCTTAGAAGACGGTAAAAGAACCGATGAAATAAAAACGGTTAACTTAAACCTTCGTACAGATATTTTTAATGACTACCTTAACTACATCAAGGTTGGCGCTGAAGTAACCGAACGAGATCATGTTCGCGACAAAGACCGCTGGAGCTTCGACCCCAACCCAAATGATTGTAATGATGATGCCGCCTGCATTGCCGCCGTAAACTCAACCTTGGCTGATTATGACAGCAGCATTCCTTCTGACAGCAACTTTCAGCTACCGTTTGAAAGCCGAGCCACCGTGGATCAGATTGTCGACGCCACACGACAAACCGTGGTGCCAGCGACGAATGGTGAAGTGTCGATAGAAAGCACAAAAGGTGATTATGCCATTGTAGAGGATACTAAGGCCGTATACGCCATGGCAGAATTTCCCATTGGCTTAGATGCTACCCTCATCACTGGTGTGCGATGGACAGAAACTGAGTTCTCATCCACTGGGTTTATGTCACTGGAAAATGACGACTTTGAATTTAATGGCGCTGGCGCCGGTGCGTTGGATATTGCGATTCCTTTGCCAGAGGCAGCGATTAAATACAGCGAATTCTTTCCAAGTGCACATATTAAGTGGGAGCCTTCTGAGGACATTCTAGTACGCGGTGCAATTTGGACCAGCTTCACTCGCCCCTCCTTCAAACAAGCCCGTGCCTATGCCATTTTTGATAGCGACATTGAACTTTGCCCACCGGGTACAGATGATTGTGACGACAGCCAAGGTGGCGCATCGTTACAACAACTCAGTCAGTACGTATTAGGTTCAGACAATGCGTTAGATGTTGGTAACCCCAACTTGCTTGCGATGACATCGGTAAACTACGATGCCTCGGTAGGTTGGTATCCTAGCGAAAACCTCTTTTTAGAGGCTGCGGTCTTTTATAAAGATATTGAGAATTTCATTGTTGATGTAAATGGTATCGGGATGTCTATCGCTGATTTACCCCTTACCCTACCGGTGAACCAAGTCACAGAGTTTGTTATTCCACAAGATCTCTATCTAAACGAAATCAATGTGACGGTTAATGGTGAAAGCGCCAAGGTATATGGCGTTGAGCTTAGCTATAACCAATATTTCGACAATGGCTTCTTTCTGCAGAGCAACGCAACACTTCTCAATAGTGAGGCCGTGCTTGATGAGTCAATTCGACAGGGCAAAGTGGCGCTGCCCGATCAGGCTGACACCACGTTTAATCTGGTGTTCGGCTGGGAGAGCCAGACCTTCTCAGCACGTCTTATCGGCAACATCCGCTCTGATGTTTTGGAACAAATTGGCTCTTGCCCAGTCACCGCTGACATAAACGACCCTAAAGGTTGCAAAGTGTGGGGTGATCAGTACCAAGCCGATGTGAAAAGCCTCGACTTTAAACTTCAGTACGACGTCACCGACAAGGTTCAGGTGTATTTTGACGCCATCAATTTAACTGAAGAAGCAGACTTACGTTACTTCCAAGGTAATGCCTTAAGCGGCGGCAATATTCTTTATCAAAAAGAAGAATATGGCAGAAGTTACCAGTTAGGTGTGAACGTTAAATTCTATTAATTAGTTCGTTCTGAGCCATTGGCTCAGACATTGAAAATTTCAATGCCAACGCGAACTGATTAATAGGGTACGCGTGGCATTTCATGGAGGTTGAGTCAATGAAACTCACTTATGTTGCTGCCCTTATAGGTAGTGTTTTAGTTATTGCTGGCTGCGGAGAGAAAAGTACGACTAACGTAAAGCTGCCGCCAGATCCTGCGCTTACAGGTGTTTTTGTGGATAGCCCAGTCAGTGGGCTTAGCTATAATTCTGCGTCCGTTGAAGCCGGCCAAACCGATGAAAATGGTGAATTCTCGTACTTTCGAGGCGAGCAACTCTCATTCTATATTGGGGACTTAGTCTTTCCTGAGACCCCAGCATCAAGTGTTATATCTCCGCTAGATTTATTTGCTACTGACAATGCCTTTAACCAATCTGTGGTGAACACTATTAGATTGCTACAGTCGCTAGACACAGATGGCGACCCAACAAACGGCATTACGCTTAGCGCTGATGCTGCAAATGTGGCAACTGTCACCTTAGAAGAGGGCGAAACCCTCATTGACTTTTTCAATCAATCGGATGCAGATTTTGCCTCCGATGTTGAAGTTTGGTTACCCGCTGCAGGCGGGGCAAGCAACACACTAATAGACAAGTCAACGGCACTGTCGCATTTCGTCAGTTACCTTGAGACCGAGCTAGGTACACTCTTTCCTAATACCTTCGATGTCACTAAATTTACCGGCGACGTGTATGCACCCTTCATAGAAAATAGGCAAGTGACGCAGCGGACATTTACGTTTACTCCAGTCGATGAAAATAACTTAGCGGGTGACTTTACGTTAGTGACCGGGGATGAAACGCTCAGCGG is from Alteromonas australica and encodes:
- a CDS encoding TonB-dependent receptor, yielding MHMFKWTALALSVSAAFATMAQTANPIPNTTPQENTTQPQEGDEQDIEIVEVKGVKQADLKARDLERMKDGFSSVISTDDLGNFVDQNVAESLRRLPGVTLQRSEGEGKFVTVRGLGPSFVSVNMNGAQMSGAGEERKVGLDALPADLLGTIEVLKTLTPDQNLNSIGGTVNVKAISAFDRGKNTLKIRAQDAYSQKRGAHSPKFSLDGTQFFLDDTFGIGFAISHEERKTLIDETRHHSTNEMKFYKADLGKTDDEIAAGDEILAPAQLEYRREVAGRTRQAAALNLEYKPNADSYYYAKGTYTQFEDDDLAQREFYDFQDAGSVGNSEIVYVNSQTKEFILSDIDVFHQHFIQESENKTTTFSLGGENRIAERFVLDYEFAQSRSEEDSSGDRRVQFRERDLIVYGQGSRDTISAKIMSAEDAAEIAGLTYDPSNSIFGTSGSGNGFELSNYQFDNLFLEDGKRTDEIKTVNLNLRTDIFNDYLNYIKVGAEVTERDHVRDKDRWSFDPNPNDCNDDAACIAAVNSTLADYDSSIPSDSNFQLPFESRATVDQIVDATRQTVVPATNGEVSIESTKGDYAIVEDTKAVYAMAEFPIGLDATLITGVRWTETEFSSTGFMSLENDDFEFNGAGAGALDIAIPLPEAAIKYSEFFPSAHIKWEPSEDILVRGAIWTSFTRPSFKQARAYAIFDSDIELCPPGTDDCDDSQGGASLQQLSQYVLGSDNALDVGNPNLLAMTSVNYDASVGWYPSENLFLEAAVFYKDIENFIVDVNGIGMSIADLPLTLPVNQVTEFVIPQDLYLNEINVTVNGESAKVYGVELSYNQYFDNGFFLQSNATLLNSEAVLDESIRQGKVALPDQADTTFNLVFGWESQTFSARLIGNIRSDVLEQIGSCPVTADINDPKGCKVWGDQYQADVKSLDFKLQYDVTDKVQVYFDAINLTEEADLRYFQGNALSGGNILYQKEEYGRSYQLGVNVKFY